A window from Gorilla gorilla gorilla isolate KB3781 chromosome 21, NHGRI_mGorGor1-v2.1_pri, whole genome shotgun sequence encodes these proteins:
- the ZFP64 gene encoding zinc finger protein 64 isoform X6 encodes MSRRKQAKPQHLNSEEPRPARRKCAEVAPQVAGKPASELDDDVPKANCLSTESTDTPKAPVITLPSEAREQMATLGERTFNCCYPGCHFKTVHGMKDLDRHLRIHTGDKPHKCEFCDKCFSRKDNLTMHMRCHTSVKPHKCHLCDYAAVDSSSLKKHLRIHSDERPYKCQLCPYASRNSSQLTVHLRSHTGDTPFQCWLCSAKFKISSDLKRHMIVHSGEKPFKCEFCDVRCTMKANLKSHIRIKHTFKCLHCAFQGRDRADLLEHSRLHQADHPEKCPECSYSCSSAAALRVHSRVHCKDRPFKCDFCSFDTKRPSSLAKHVDKVHRDEAKTENRAPLGKEGLREGSSQHVAKIVTQRAFRCETCGASFVRDDSLRCHKKQHSDQSENKNSDLVTFPPESGASGQLSTLVSVGQLEAPLEPSQDL; translated from the exons ATGTCGCGGCGCAAGCAGGCCAAGCCCCAGCACCTCAACTCCGAGGAGCCGCGACCTGCGCGCCGGAAGTGTGCGGAGGTGGCCCCGCAGGTGGCGGGGAAGCCGG CTTCAGAACTTGATGATGATGTTCCAAAAGCAAACTGCCTCTCCACTGAAAGCACTGACACTCCGAAGGCCCCTGTCATCACTCTTCCCTCAGAGGCAAGGGAACAAATGGCCACCCTTGGAGAGAGGACGTTCAACTGTTGCTACCCAG gttGCCACTTCAAAACTGTCCATGGCATGAAAGACTTGGACCGCCATCTCAGAATCCACACAG GAGACAAACCGCACAAGTGTGAGTTCTGTGACAAGTGCTTCAGCCGGAAGGACAACCTGACCATGCACATGCGGTGCCACACCAGTGTGAAGCCACACAAGTGTCACCTGTGTGACTATGCTGCCGTGGACAGCAGTAGCCTCAAGAAGCACCTGCGGATCCACTCTGATGAGCGGCCGTACAAATGCCAGCTCTGCCCCTATGCCAGCCGCAACTCCAGCCAGCTCACCGTCCACCTGCGATCCCACACGG GGGATACCCCCTTCCAGTGCTGGCTCTGTAGCGCCAAGTTCAAAATCAGCTCGGACTTGAAAAGGCACATGATCGTGCACTCGGGGGAGAAGCCTTTCAAGTGCGAGTTCTGCGACGTCCGCTGCACCATGAAGGCGAATCTCAAATCGCACATCCGCATCAAGCACACCTTCAAATGTCTGCACTGTGCCTTCCAGGGCCGGGACCGGGCTGACCTCCTGGAGCACAGCCGGCTGCACCAGGCCGACCACCCGGAGAAGTGTCCAGAGTGCAGCTACTCCTGCTCCAGCGCGGCCGCCCTGCGCGTGCACAGCAGAGTCCACTGTAAGGACCGTCCCTTCAAGTGTGACTTCTGCAGCTTCGACACGAAGCGgcccagcagcctggccaagcACGTCGACAAGGTGCACAGGGACGAGGCCAAGACGGAGAACCGGGCCCCTCTGGGCAAGGAAGGGCTCAGAGAGGGCAGCTCCCAGCACGTGGCCAAGATCGTGACGCAGAGGGCCTTCCGCTGTGAGACCTGCGGCGCCTCCTTCGTCAGGGATGACTCTCTGAGATGCCACAAGAAGCAGCACAGTGATCAGAGTGAGAACAAGAACTCAGACTTGGTCACCTTCCCACCGGAAAGCGGTGCCTCGGGACAGCTCAGCACCCTGGTCTCCGTGGGGCAGCTCGAGGCTCCCCTAGAGCCCAGCCAAGATCTCTAG